aatatcgaccaattacacttcgccttttataacgttattcgggaacatacaaattctaaaaatatcggtcgagactatttatgcaataggcgaacttgttggtctatttcaacattgaaagaaacagggggaaaagtgcagtaataaactctggattgtatactagtataaacagattttatggccataccatcacggggttgttttttttcctcttgaaatgaattttatatacaattttatattgaaattagttaccggcatacttcgtaattcacccgaatcatttcgtataccctcggcataatcccgaatgtttaaatcactggcatgattttgcaagtaaggttttgattggtcgaatgaaaggtcaactggacatgagctccaacgggctgctgttagatccacgtgtaatagtggagctaagtttaattagattgcgcGATGAAGACATTGTGCACCTGAAAAATACTAACTTGACCTATGCACGTATAGAcctatatatacaccatctggGGGCAGCACTAGAACATTCTAGAAAGCACTAGAACATTATAGACAGTACTGGAATATTGTAGAAAGTACTTAAACATTCTAGAAAGAACTAAAACATAGCAGCCATTGGAAGATTCTACAAAGTACCAAAACATTCTAGAAAGCATCAGCTCCTAAAAGGTACTGCAATATTCGGTGCTTGGAATTTCAAAAATGTGGAATAGTTTTCTGAAACCTGACAGTACAAATTAACGCCAAATGTATGCTTACttcatctaaaaaaaattgaatgaaaaatgcaaaaatatcaacataataaaatctttgttacattattattagtagtagtagtggtagtagtagtagtatagtagtggtggtagtagtagtagtatagtagtagtggtagtagtagtagtatagtagtggtggtagtagtatagtagtatagtatggtagtagtagtagtatagtagtggtggtagtagtagtatagtagtggtagtagtagtatagtagtatagtagtggtagtagtagtagtatatagtggtaggtagtagtagtagtagtagtagtagtagtagtagtagtagtagtagtatagtagtggtagtagtagtagtagtagtagtagtagtagtagtagtagtagtagtagtagtaggtagtagtggtagtagtagtagtagtagtagtggtagtagtaggtagtagtagtagtagtagtagtagtagtagtagtagtagtagtagtagtagtagtagtagtagtagtagtagtagtagtagtagtagtagtagtagtagtagtatagtagtggtagtagtagtagtagtagtagtagtagtagtagtagtagtagtagtatagtagtagtagtatagtagtagtagtagtagtggtagtagtagtagtagtagtagtagtagtagtagtatagtagtagtagtagtgtagtagtagtagtagtagtatagtagtggtagtagtagtagtagtagtagtatagtagtagtagtagtagtagtatagtagtatagtagtggtagtagtagtagtatagtagtatagtagtagtagtagtatagtagtagtagtagtagtagtagtggtagtagtagtaagtagtagtagtatagtagtggtggtagtggtagtatagtagtgtagtagtatagtagtggtggtggtggtagtagtggtagtatagtagtatattagtatagtagtggtggtagtggtagtacagtagtatagtagtatagtagtggtggtagtggtagtatagtagtatagtagtggtggtagtggtggtagtggtagtatagtagtaCAGTAGTATAGTAGTGGTGGCagtggtagtatagtagtatagtagtatagtagtggtggtagtggtagtatagtagtatagtagtatagtagtggtggtggtggtagtagtggtagtatagtagtatagtagtggtggtagtcgtggtagtggtagtatagtagtatagtagtagtatagtagtggtggtagtggtggtggtggtggtggtggtagtagtagtagtatagtactatagtagtatagtagtggtggtagtggtggtggtggtggtgttggtagtagtagtagtatagtagtatagtattggtggtggtggtagtagtagtagtatagtagtggtggtggtggtagtagtatagtagtatagtagtggtagtggtggtagtagtagtagtatagtagtatagtagtatagtagtatagtagtggtggtggtggtggtggtagtagtagcagtatagtagtatagtagtggttgtggtggtagtagtagtagtatagtagtatagtagtatagtagtatagtagtggtggtggtggtagtagtagtagtatagtagtatagtagtatagtagtggtggtggtggtggtggtggtggtggtggtggtggtggtggtagtagtagtagtagtatagtagtggtggtggtggtagtagtatagtagtggtggtggtggtggtggtggtggtggtggtggtggtagtagtagtagtatagtagtatggtggtggtggtggtggtggtggtagtagtagtagtatagtagtgtggtagtagtggtggtagtagtagtagtagcagtagcagcagcagaagtagtagcagtagcagtagcagtagtagtagcagcagtagcagcagtagcagtagtagtagtagcagcagtagtagtagtagtagcagtagtagcagaagtagcagcagcagtagtagtagtagtagtagtagcagtagtagcaaaagtaacagtagtagcagcagtagcagtagcagtagtaacagcagcagtagcagtagtagtagtagcagcagcagcagcagcagcagcagtagcagtagtagtagtaatagcagcagcagtagtagtaatagcagcaacagcagtagtaatagcagcagcagcagtagtagtagtagtaatagcagcagcagcagtagtaatagtaatagcagcagcagtagtagtaatagtagcagcagcagtagtagtagtaatagtagcagcagcagtagtaatagtaatagcagcagcagcaatagtagtaatagcagcagcagcagtagtagtaatagtagcagcagcagtagtagtaatagcagcagcagcaatagtagtaatagcagcagcagcagtagtagtaatagtagcagcagcagtagtagtaatagcagcagcagcaatagtagtaatagtagcagcagcagtagtagtaatagcagcagcagtagtagtaataacagcatcagtagtagtaataacagcagcagcagtagtactaatagcagcagcagcagtagtagtaatagcagcagcagcaatagtagtaatagtagcagcagcagtagtagtaatagcagcagcagtagtagtaataacagcagcagtagtagtaataacagcagcagcagtagtagtaatagcagcagcagcagtagtagtaatagcagcagcagcagtagtagtaatagcagtagtagtagtaatagcagcagcagcagtagcagtagtaatagcagtagcagcagcagtagtagtaatatcagtagcagcagtagtagtaatagcagcagcagcagtagtagtaatagcagcagcagcagtagtagtaataacagcagtagtagtaatagcagcaacagcagtagtaatagtaatagcaacagcagtagtagtaatagcagcagtagtagtaatagcagtagtagtagtaatagcagcagcagcagtagtagtaatagcagcagcagcagtagtagtaatatcagcagtagtagtaatagcagcaacagcagtagtaatagtaatagcaacagcagcagtagtaatagcagcaacagcagtagtagtaatagcagcagtagtagtagtaatagcagcagtagtagtagtaatagcagcagtagtagtagtaatagcagcagtagtagtagtaatagcagcagtagtagtaatagcagtagcagcagtagtagtaatagcagcaacagcagtagtagtaatagcagcagtagtagtagcagcagtagtagtaatagcagcagtagtagtagcagcagcagcagtagtaatagcagcagtagtagtagcagcagcagtagtagtagtaatagcagcagtagtagtagcagcagcagcagtagtattagcagcagcagtagtagtagtaatagcagcagtagtagtagtagtaatagcagcaacagcagtagtagtaatagcagcagtagtagtaatagcagcagtagtagtagcagcagcagcagtagtaatagcagcagtagtagtaatagcagcagtagtagtaatagcagcagtagtagtagcagcagcagcagtagtaatagcagcagcagtagtaatagcagcagtagtagtaatagcagcagtagtagtagcagcagcagcagtagtaatagcagcagcagcagcagtagtaatagcagcagcagtagtagtagtaatagcagcaacagcagtagtagtaatagcagcaacagcagtagtagtaatagcagcagtagtagtaatagcagcagtagtagtagtaatagcagcagtagtagtagtaatagcagcagtagtagtactagcagcaacagcagtagtagtaatagcagcagtagtagtagcagcagtagtagtaatagtagtggtggtggtggtagtagtatagtagtggtggtggtggtggtggtggtggtggtggtggtagtagtagtagtatagtagtatggtggcggtggtggtggtggtggtggtagtagtagtagtagtagtagtagtagtggtagtagtggtagtagtggtagtagtagtagtagcagtagcagcagcagaagtagtagcagtagcagtagcagtagtagtagcagcagtagcagcagtagcagtagtagtagtagcagcagtagtagtagtagtagcagtagtagcagaagtagcagcagcagtagtagtagtagtagtagcagtagtagcaacagtaacagtagtagcagcagtagcagtagcagtagtaacagcagcagtagcagtagtagtagtagtagtagcagcagcagcagcagcagcagcagtagcagtagtagtagtaatagcagcagcagtagtagtaatagcagcagcagtagtagtagtaatagtagcagcagcagtagtagtaatagcagcagcagcaatagtagtaatagcagcagcagcagtagtagtaatagtagcagcagcagtagtagtaatagcagcagcagcaatagtagtaatagtagcagcagcagtagtagtcatagcagcagcagtagtagtaataacagcagcagtagtagtaataacagcagcagcagtagtagtaatagcagcagcagcagtagtagtaatagcagcagcagcaatagtagtaatagtagcagcagcagtagtagtaatagcagcagcagcagtagtagtagcagcagtagcagtagtagtagtagcagcagtagtagtagtagtagcagtagtagcagaagtagcagcagcagtagtagtagtagtagtagcagtagtagcaacagtaacagtagtagcagcagtagcagtagcagtagtaacagcagcagtagcagtagtagtagtagtagtagtagcagcagcagcagcagcagcagtagcagtagtagtagtaatagcagcagcagtagtagtaatagcagcaacagcagtagtaatagcagcagcagcagtagtagtagtagtaatagcagcagcagcagtagtaatagtaatagcagcagcagtagtagtaatagtagcagcagcagtagtagtagtaatagtagcagcagcagtagtaatagtaatagcagcagcagcaatagtagtaatagcagcagcagcagtagtagtaatagtagcagcagcagtagtagtaatagcagcagcagcaatagtagtaatagcagcagcagcagtagtagtaatagtagcagcagcagtagtaatagcagcagcagcagtagtagtaatagcagcagcagcaatagtagtaatagtagcagcagcagtagtagtaatagcagcagcagtagtagtaataacagcagcagtagtagtagtagcagcagcagcagtagtagtaatagcagcagcagcagtagtagtagtaacagcagcagtagtagtagtagtagtagtagcagcagcagtagtagtagtagtagcagcagcagtagtagtagtagcagcagcagtagtagtagtaacagcagcagtagtagtagtaatagcagcagcagcagtagtagtaatagcagcagcagcagtagtagtaatagcagcagtagtagtagtaatagcagcagcagcagtagcagcagtagtagcagtagcagcagcagtagtagtaatagcagtagcagcagtagtagtaagtagcagcagcagcagtagtagtaatagcagcagtagtagtagtagtagtagcagcagtagtagtagtagtagcagcagtagtagtaacagcagtagtagtagtaatagtagcagcagcagcagtagtagtaatagtagcagcagcagtagtagtagtagtagtagcagcagcagtagtaatagtaatagcagcagtagtagtagtagcaatagtagtagtatagtagcagcagcagtagtagtaatagtagcagcagcagtagtagtaatagcagcagcagcaatagtagtaatagtagcagcagcagtagtagtaatagcagcagcagtagtagtagtagtagtagcagcagtagtagtattaacagcagcagcagtagtagtaatagcagcagcagcagtagtagtaatagcagcagcagcaatagtagtaatagtagcagcagcagtagtagtaatagcagcagcagtagtagtaata
Above is a genomic segment from Gigantopelta aegis isolate Gae_Host chromosome 7, Gae_host_genome, whole genome shotgun sequence containing:
- the LOC121377313 gene encoding uncharacterized protein DDB_G0271670-like, encoding NNSSSSSNNSSSSSSNSSSSSSSNSSSSSSSNSSSSSNSSSSSSSSNSSSSSSSSNISSSSSSNSSSSSSSNSSSSSSSNNSSSSNSSNSSSNSNSNSSSSNSSSSSNSSSSSNSSSSSSSNSSSSSSSNISSSSNSSNSSSNSNSNSSSSNSSNSSSSNSSSSSSNSSSSSSNSSSSSSNSSSSSSNSSSSSNSSSSSSSNSSNSSSSNSSSSSSSSSSNSSSSSSSSSSSNSSSSSSSSSSSSNSSSSSSSSSSSISSSSSSSNSSSSSSSNSSNSSSSNSSSSSNSSSSSSSSSSSNSSSSSNSSSSSNSSSSSSSSSSSNSSSSSNSSSSSNSSSSSSSSSSSNSSSSSSSNSSSSSSSNSSNSSSSNSSNSSSSNSSSSSNSSSSSSNSS
- the LOC121377130 gene encoding uncharacterized protein DDB_G0271670-like, whose protein sequence is SSSSSSSSSSSSSSSSSSSSSSSNSSSSSSNSSNSSSNSSSSSSSSSNSSSSSSNSNSSSSSSNSSSSSSSSNSSSSSSNSNSSSSNSSNSSSSSSSNSSSSSSSNSSSSNSSNSSSSSSSNSSSSSSNSSSSSSSNSSSSNSSNSSSSSSSNSSSSSSNNSSSSSSSSSSSSSNSSSSSSSSNSSSSSSSSSSSSSSSSSSSSSSSSSSSSSSSNSSSSSSNSSSSSSSNSSSSSSSNSSSSSSNSSSSSSSSSSSSSSSSSNSSSSSSSNSNSSSSNSSNSSSSSSSNSSSSSSNSSSSSSNNSSSSSSNSSSSSSSNSSSSSSSNSSSSSNSSSSSSSSNSSSSSSSSNSSSSSSSNSSSSSSSNSSSSSSSNSSSSSNSSNSSSNSNSNSSSSNSSSS